The genomic stretch CAAAAGGTTTGCCAGGACGAGTCTGGTCCTGATCTGGGCAATTGCCATGGAGGGGATTTATGACTTTTGAATTTGTTGAAGTTGATACTCGAGCCAAAATAAAGGTAATCGGTGTCGGTGGCGGCGGCGGTAACGCCGTTAATACGATGCTGGAAAGCAAAATAGCTGGGGTTGAGTTTATAGCGGGAAATACCGACCTGCAGGCTTTAGAGGTATCAAAAGCAGATATTCGTATTCAGCTCGGCCCCAAAAAGGCAAAGGGGCTAGGGGCTGGTGCTAATCCAGACCTTGGCTGCGACTCGGCGGAAGAGAGTATCCAGGAAATTCGTGAGGCTTTGGCTGGTGCTGATATGGTTTTTGTCACCGCAGGTCTTGGTGGTGGAACCGGAACAGGTGCGGCACCTGTAGTCGCAAGGGTAAGCCGAGAGCTTGGCGCCCTGACCGTTGGAGTTGTGACCAAACCATTCATGTTTGAAGGAAGGGCTCGCGCTAGAAATGCCGAAAAAGGTTGGCAGAAGCTTAAAGAGCATGTCGATACAATTATTACCATACCCAATGACCGGCTTCTCGCTCTTACCGATAAGAACACCACCTTTCTTAGCGGAATGAAAATGGCAGATGATGTTCTGGTTCAGGCCGTAAAAGGTATAACCGACTTGATTAATTTGCGTGGTTATATCAATCCGGATTTTGCTGATGTGCGTGCAATAATGAACGAGATGGGTCCTGCATTGATGGGTGCTGGCGAGGGCATCGGAGAAAATCGGGCGACGGCAGCGGTTAATATGGCCATTGCCAGTCCATTGTTGCAGGATATCAGTATTGATGGCGCTAGAGGCGTTCTGGTTAATATCTCCGCACGGGAAGACTCTTTGACTATGGCAGAGGTAACTGAAGCGACCACCAGGATTTATGAGGAAGTTCATGATGATGCCAATATTATTCTTGGTGTTATATTTGATGAATCACTCGGTGAGGCGATGAGGGTAACCGTTATTGCTACGGGAATTCAAGCTGCTGAAACCCTCGATTCGTTGTCGGCCCCAAGATTGAAAGCGATGAAACCGCTTAACGAGAATGTCGGCAGTACTGCCAAGCCTCAGCCATTACCACTTCACGGTGAGCAGTCTGAGCCTGAGCGACAGGATGGAATCGAATATGGTTCAGGTCAGATGCGGAGAAAAGTGCTCCATTCAAACTTTAGGCACCAACAGAACATTTTTGATGATGAGGATGAACTGGATCGACCCACATTTATTCGACGCAATGAGAACTAATTTTTTGTGCTACGGCAGATAGTGAGTGCTCATATAATAAAGATACCTGTGTTTTGTAAGTAACCTCAGATACCCCATGGTGACTTTTACTAGTGGCTCTAGTGTAGTTTGTCAAAGTTGGTTCTATGCGCGATAGCCGCCGGAACCAGCAATCACCATCGACTCTTTTTGACACAGAAACAGGCAGTTTTAAGAAAAAGTGGAAGGATAAACTGCCTGTTGCTCTCGTATTTCCAAACTCCTATTATGTCGGGATGTCAAACCTCGGCTTTCAGATTGTTTATTCACTGCTTAACTCTGAAGAGTATATTGTCTGCGAGCGAGTTTTTTTTGAGCCCGGTGTGACGCCTCATTCTATTGAGTCCAATCGACCGCTTAAGGATTTTTCGGTCATTATGTTCTCTGTTAGCTTCGAGCAGGACTTTCCCAATGTGGTTGGCTTGCTCAGTGCCGGTGGTATAGAGCCTTTTGCGTCAAAACGGCCTAATAAAATTGGGCCAGGAAGTCCCTTGGTAGTTGGTGGCGGTGTTGCGACGTTTATTAATCCGGAGCCACTTACCCCCTTTTTTGACTTTCTTGTAATCGGAGAGTATGAAGCAATCTCCAGTGATTTGGCGATCTATCTCCAACGGTTCTGTTCATCAGCTGACAAGGTGCCGCTCTTGGCTGAACTGTCACACTCCTTGCCCGGCGTCTACGTGCCATCACTGTATACTCCAAGATATAAGGAGTCCGGGCAGATAGATACTGTGACAGTTTGCGGCTCAGCGCCTGTTCGCATTCAAAAAATTCAATGTCCTGAAAAGGATATCAGTGGCCACTCCATCGTACTAACCCCTGAAACTGAGTTTAGTAAAATACATCTTGTTGAACTTGGCAGGGGCTGTAGCCGAGGCTGTAGGTTTTGCGCGGCGGGATACGTCTATAGGCGCCCCAGAATATGGAAATCCGATGCAGTTATCGAAGCTGTCAAAGCTCGTCCTGACGAAGCTGGGCGAGTCGGGTTGCTGGGAATGGAGATGGCAAGTCCGGATGATGTGCGTCATATAGCGCAATACCTGCTCAACGAAAATTGCAGTTTATCTTTTTCTTCTCTTCGGGCAGATATGATTTCTGGATCGCTGCTTGAGCTCTTAACTGAAAGTAAGCTTAAAACTGCAGTTATTGCTCCTGACGGTGGCAGTGAAAGAGTTCGCAGGGTAATTAACAAAGGTATTACCAGAGAGGACTGTCTGTCGGCTGCTTGTTCACTCGTTGAAACTGGAATATCGACACTTAAGATGTATTTTATGATCGGTTTACCAACGGAAAAAGATGCGGATCTGGTTGAGCTTGTAAACTTGGTCAGAGAGGTTCAGGAAGAGATAAATGTGATAGGACGGAGGAAAGGCCGGCTGTCGCAAATTCATCTCAGCATTAATTGCTTTGTGCCTAAAGCGTGGAC from Desulfobulbaceae bacterium encodes the following:
- a CDS encoding radical SAM protein; its protein translation is MRDSRRNQQSPSTLFDTETGSFKKKWKDKLPVALVFPNSYYVGMSNLGFQIVYSLLNSEEYIVCERVFFEPGVTPHSIESNRPLKDFSVIMFSVSFEQDFPNVVGLLSAGGIEPFASKRPNKIGPGSPLVVGGGVATFINPEPLTPFFDFLVIGEYEAISSDLAIYLQRFCSSADKVPLLAELSHSLPGVYVPSLYTPRYKESGQIDTVTVCGSAPVRIQKIQCPEKDISGHSIVLTPETEFSKIHLVELGRGCSRGCRFCAAGYVYRRPRIWKSDAVIEAVKARPDEAGRVGLLGMEMASPDDVRHIAQYLLNENCSLSFSSLRADMISGSLLELLTESKLKTAVIAPDGGSERVRRVINKGITREDCLSAACSLVETGISTLKMYFMIGLPTEKDADLVELVNLVREVQEEINVIGRRKGRLSQIHLSINCFVPKAWTPFQFHAFEDVVNLKDKIKFLRKEFSKFHNLKISVDHPDNAYFQAVFARADRRAGALLPEISQHPKGWKKIFKKNGLDPSFYAMRKRDFSEVFPWDIIDHGIQRNYLWKEYQLALDGNSSATCGSGLATGKCRKCGVCK
- the ftsZ gene encoding cell division protein FtsZ: MTFEFVEVDTRAKIKVIGVGGGGGNAVNTMLESKIAGVEFIAGNTDLQALEVSKADIRIQLGPKKAKGLGAGANPDLGCDSAEESIQEIREALAGADMVFVTAGLGGGTGTGAAPVVARVSRELGALTVGVVTKPFMFEGRARARNAEKGWQKLKEHVDTIITIPNDRLLALTDKNTTFLSGMKMADDVLVQAVKGITDLINLRGYINPDFADVRAIMNEMGPALMGAGEGIGENRATAAVNMAIASPLLQDISIDGARGVLVNISAREDSLTMAEVTEATTRIYEEVHDDANIILGVIFDESLGEAMRVTVIATGIQAAETLDSLSAPRLKAMKPLNENVGSTAKPQPLPLHGEQSEPERQDGIEYGSGQMRRKVLHSNFRHQQNIFDDEDELDRPTFIRRNEN